Proteins encoded within one genomic window of Saccharopolyspora pogona:
- a CDS encoding LLM class flavin-dependent oxidoreductase, which produces MDFILMTEGDTPVGLTHEHRYRELVDEVLLAERVGFDAFGSSEQHVAIGTATVSAPEVLYPYLMALTNRIRFVHLVTLLPTRMNHALRVAERIATEDILSHGRVELGTGRGNTTLALRAFEVDPTENKAQWREGIDLIRRAFLDDPFSFVGEHYKIPPRSLVPKPLQWPYPPISAATGSPSSVETAAELGIGAIMGGFYLGFDLVENLLKLYDETLAATSHPYPITPRKMVTISGGMHCAETTALAREQAKPLFDMAKLSTGAYERLSTLSKDYAYMGAVKDVDFDDEDYMFERSQGFLVGDPDHCIEHVQRYVDMGVDALVLRVDSLPHDQLLRSIELFGKYVIPRFKHPRNVVRPADDVLADIRAARPAHEQALRKFQTEQNLLSEKESVR; this is translated from the coding sequence ATGGACTTCATCCTCATGACCGAGGGGGACACCCCGGTCGGGCTCACGCACGAGCACCGCTACCGGGAGCTGGTCGACGAGGTGCTACTCGCCGAGCGAGTCGGTTTCGACGCCTTCGGCAGCTCCGAGCAGCACGTCGCGATCGGCACCGCGACGGTGTCCGCTCCGGAGGTGCTCTACCCGTACCTGATGGCTCTGACGAACCGGATCCGCTTCGTCCACCTGGTGACGCTGCTGCCGACGCGGATGAACCACGCGCTGCGCGTCGCGGAACGCATCGCGACCGAGGACATCCTGTCCCACGGCCGAGTCGAGCTGGGTACCGGACGTGGCAACACGACGCTCGCGTTGCGCGCGTTCGAGGTCGACCCGACCGAGAACAAGGCGCAGTGGCGCGAAGGCATCGACCTGATCCGCCGCGCGTTCCTCGATGACCCGTTCTCGTTCGTGGGCGAGCACTACAAGATCCCGCCGCGCAGCCTGGTGCCCAAGCCCCTGCAGTGGCCCTACCCACCGATCTCCGCCGCAACCGGCAGCCCGAGCTCGGTCGAGACCGCCGCCGAGTTGGGCATCGGAGCCATCATGGGCGGGTTCTACCTCGGGTTCGACCTCGTGGAGAACCTGCTGAAGCTCTACGACGAGACCCTGGCCGCCACCAGCCACCCGTACCCGATCACGCCGCGCAAGATGGTCACGATCAGCGGTGGTATGCACTGTGCGGAGACCACGGCGCTGGCGCGTGAGCAGGCGAAGCCCTTGTTCGACATGGCCAAGCTCTCGACCGGTGCGTACGAGCGGCTCTCCACCCTGTCGAAGGACTACGCGTACATGGGCGCGGTCAAGGACGTCGACTTCGACGACGAGGATTACATGTTCGAGCGTTCGCAAGGCTTCCTCGTCGGCGACCCGGACCACTGCATCGAGCACGTGCAGCGGTACGTGGACATGGGTGTCGACGCGCTCGTGCTGCGCGTCGACAGCCTGCCCCACGACCAGCTCCTGCGCTCGATCGAACTGTTCGGCAAATACGTGATCCCGCGCTTCAAGCACCCGCGCAACGTGGTGCGCCCAGCCGACGACGTGCTCGCCGACATACGGGCTGCGCGCCCCGCGCACGAACAGGCGCTGCGCAAGTTCCAGACCGAGCAGAACCTCCTGAGCGAGAAGGAGTCCGTGCGATGA
- a CDS encoding MFS transporter — MTTAQHSEKVISSRSARRASLAGGVGTLIEYYDFSVYGLLTLTIGPLFFPSHNPTVSTLSTLAVFASSYLIRPLGGWFFSRLGDRRGRRTALVATIVSMGVASGVIGLLPTYGQVGVAATIAIILARLAQGLAAGGEIGGAATYIAELAPPGKRGHYGSTISIGSTLGFAVAAAVVGVVRLLVPADQMPVWGWRLPFLLSLLLTVVCLWARLRVEESPQFQELKEKAAIVRGPMLAALRSHPLSVARVAGLAIAFNGTGYFGVAYFAIFLQQEGFSATGVAWTSALSIALATMTYPWAGRLTDRFDRKPILLASYLAYAVIAWPVFALLIATTSLWVVGVVYVVCLFFSGWAQVPAWPLATEMFPANVRYSGIALGYNIGAIIGGITPLVAAALVAGTGSRTSPVYWIVAVALVGVITVVRLPKTASKPLPS; from the coding sequence ATGACGACCGCACAGCATTCCGAGAAGGTGATCAGCTCGAGATCCGCCCGGCGCGCCTCGCTCGCGGGTGGTGTCGGGACGCTGATCGAGTACTACGATTTCAGCGTCTACGGGCTCCTGACGCTGACCATCGGACCGTTGTTCTTCCCCAGCCACAATCCGACGGTCTCGACGCTGTCCACGCTCGCGGTGTTCGCGTCGTCCTACCTTATCCGCCCGCTGGGCGGCTGGTTCTTCAGCCGCCTCGGTGATCGGCGGGGCCGACGGACCGCTCTCGTCGCGACGATCGTGTCGATGGGCGTCGCGTCCGGCGTGATCGGCCTGCTGCCCACCTACGGGCAGGTCGGAGTCGCCGCGACGATCGCCATCATCCTCGCGCGACTCGCCCAGGGACTCGCGGCCGGCGGTGAGATCGGCGGCGCGGCGACCTACATCGCCGAGCTGGCGCCGCCGGGCAAGCGGGGTCACTACGGGTCGACGATCTCCATCGGGTCCACGCTCGGGTTCGCGGTGGCCGCGGCCGTGGTCGGGGTGGTCCGGTTGCTGGTCCCGGCCGACCAGATGCCGGTGTGGGGCTGGCGGCTCCCGTTCCTGCTCTCGCTGCTGCTCACCGTGGTGTGCCTGTGGGCTCGCCTGCGGGTGGAGGAGTCGCCCCAGTTCCAGGAGCTCAAGGAGAAGGCCGCGATCGTGCGCGGCCCGATGCTGGCCGCGCTGCGGAGCCACCCGCTGTCAGTGGCCCGCGTCGCGGGCCTGGCCATCGCCTTCAACGGCACGGGCTACTTCGGCGTCGCCTACTTCGCGATCTTCCTGCAGCAGGAAGGGTTTTCCGCGACCGGTGTCGCCTGGACGTCGGCGCTGTCCATCGCACTGGCGACGATGACCTATCCCTGGGCAGGCAGGTTGACGGATCGCTTCGACCGCAAGCCGATCCTGCTCGCGTCCTACCTAGCCTACGCCGTCATCGCCTGGCCGGTCTTCGCGCTGCTCATCGCCACGACCAGCCTCTGGGTGGTCGGGGTGGTCTACGTGGTCTGCCTGTTCTTCAGCGGCTGGGCGCAGGTTCCGGCGTGGCCGCTGGCCACCGAAATGTTCCCGGCGAACGTGCGCTACTCGGGCATCGCGCTCGGGTACAACATCGGTGCGATCATCGGCGGCATCACGCCGCTGGTCGCCGCGGCCCTCGTGGCCGGCACCGGAAGCAGGACCAGCCCCGTCTACTGGATCGTCGCGGTGGCGCTGGTCGGCGTGATCACCGTGGTGCGGCTGCCGAAGACCGCATCGAAGCCGCTACCCAGCTGA
- a CDS encoding TetR/AcrR family transcriptional regulator → MSSSSSPRTASPRGTRRQELISVAGELFHERAFDAVTNEMIGARAGVSGPALYRHFPSKQALLVAVLEDPLNDLLAHAREIAAKVTDPRKALEEMIDYHVTRSLQNVPSTLVFLKNEHNVPEDERHRMRRLMRLYAEEWSGLVERLRPDLSDAQTRILTHAVFSMINSVPQFNSGLDPESVGKTIQTAAINALLVPPDAV, encoded by the coding sequence GTGTCGAGCTCATCCTCTCCTCGTACCGCTTCGCCGCGCGGCACCCGCCGGCAGGAGCTGATCAGTGTCGCTGGCGAACTGTTCCACGAACGCGCCTTCGACGCGGTCACCAACGAGATGATCGGTGCACGAGCCGGGGTGTCCGGTCCCGCGCTCTACCGGCACTTTCCGAGCAAGCAGGCATTGCTCGTCGCCGTGCTCGAGGACCCGCTGAACGACCTGCTCGCCCACGCGCGCGAGATCGCGGCCAAGGTGACGGACCCGCGCAAGGCTCTCGAAGAGATGATCGACTACCACGTCACACGCAGTCTGCAGAACGTGCCGTCCACGCTCGTCTTCCTGAAGAACGAGCACAACGTCCCCGAGGACGAACGCCATCGCATGCGGCGGTTGATGCGCCTCTACGCCGAGGAGTGGAGCGGCCTGGTCGAGCGGCTGCGGCCCGATCTGTCGGACGCGCAGACCCGCATCCTCACCCACGCCGTCTTCTCGATGATCAACTCGGTTCCGCAGTTCAACAGCGGACTGGATCCCGAGAGCGTCGGGAAGACCATCCAGACCGCGGCGATCAACGCGCTGCTCGTCCCGCCGGACGCGGTCTGA
- a CDS encoding creatininase family protein, with protein MSELRIEYLTSPEIADAIASGMRTAVLPLGATEQHGAHLPLSVDSEHADRLGVLVAERLGDALVLPTVRIGCSAHHLGFAGTLSVQAETLETICFDCCASLSAHGFQRVLIFSAHIGNYPLLGEIEPKLAARLPDGPDVIAFADSAAILDVWRDAAGHIAALAERVGGHADIAETSIMLAVRPDLVRSDRADAGFTGTMDEDMLAQVLTGGVKAVAPNGVLGDPRGMSSELGFACLNAVADLLSEYAQSRYRPVT; from the coding sequence ATGAGCGAACTGAGGATCGAGTACCTGACATCGCCCGAGATCGCGGACGCCATCGCGAGCGGCATGCGCACCGCTGTCCTGCCGTTGGGCGCCACGGAACAGCACGGCGCGCACCTCCCGCTGTCGGTCGACAGCGAGCACGCCGATCGCCTGGGCGTCCTTGTCGCCGAGCGGCTCGGCGACGCGCTCGTGCTTCCGACGGTGCGGATCGGCTGCTCGGCGCACCACCTCGGTTTCGCCGGGACACTCTCCGTGCAGGCCGAGACCCTCGAAACGATCTGTTTCGACTGCTGCGCGAGCCTCTCCGCGCACGGCTTCCAGCGTGTGCTGATCTTCTCCGCCCACATCGGCAACTACCCGTTGCTCGGCGAGATCGAGCCGAAGCTCGCGGCGCGGCTCCCCGACGGTCCCGACGTCATCGCCTTCGCGGACTCGGCCGCGATCCTCGACGTCTGGCGAGACGCGGCCGGCCACATCGCCGCCCTCGCCGAACGGGTCGGAGGTCACGCCGACATCGCCGAAACTTCGATCATGCTGGCAGTGCGGCCGGACCTCGTCCGCAGCGACCGCGCCGACGCGGGCTTCACCGGGACGATGGACGAGGACATGCTGGCCCAGGTGTTGACCGGCGGCGTCAAGGCCGTCGCCCCCAACGGGGTTCTCGGCGACCCCCGGGGCATGTCGTCCGAGCTGGGGTTCGCCTGTCTCAACGCCGTGGCGGACCTGCTCTCGGAGTACGCGCAATCACGTTATCGGCCCGTCACTTAA